One genomic segment of Accipiter gentilis chromosome 29, bAccGen1.1, whole genome shotgun sequence includes these proteins:
- the LOC126052404 gene encoding receptor-type tyrosine-protein phosphatase V-like isoform X5, producing MGEGYVLALSPMEHPVKNSSLLKGVTNFTYKGLCPGTLYTFEVSTVAGPYTSSPRRITNWTYPLPPEQLTLSNQGHSTSLQASWRAAPAGNTGYTGTLWETKSQERVRNMTLGTNWMNVTFEDLVPGRQYTLEMAAMAGPYRSPVRSATDWTYPLAPAGVTLTNTRRPLGLSAFWDKAVGDVDQFHLQLYSKSHPVQRNISVGPNTHNFTFLGLSPGIQYFLKVTVLAGPYRSSSHFATEWTYPLSLANVSVQPGQRPQELHVSWVESGGGRDHLVQLSVAESLSIIRNVSVPRGVTQLDLEGLVPGSRYRVEIISQAGPHRTSSQTAIGYTVPLPPLSLSASPVRTAWALTVHWETPPGQRDRYLLSVNEEGSSAPKRNLEAAKDSTNVTLAQLEPGTCYLVGIWAVAGPYHSLPKNITGCTVPAAPTNLILTNPGSSSELYMCWNKPPGRRDHYRVILYSLSNQGRDRVQTLSPDAQNITWTHLEAGSRFAVQVTAVKGSFEASSTNVTQWTYPFAPANLTLGSPSASTLQASWAAMGQGAEGYVVDVYDTASSSHVGHMVLGGDARSHIFRNLSPGSHYSVAVRATAGPFHTSTPNVTHCTRPLPPAAVHWLSMGHPDRLSTSWGATAGRRDGYTLTLYHAQLGTIAATASLRRDTHNFTFMGLTPGYEYSLEASATAGPYQAAAPNISGWTCPLPPAAVRLLSMGHPDRLSASWGAAAGGRDGYALTLYHAQLGTVAAMTSLGRDTHNFTFMGLAPGSKYVLEVVSTAGPYRTPAGNVSNWTYPLAPRNVYMTNQGYPNRLSTSWRAEPQGQDSYRLLLYHWGSGIVAANVSVGKGTSKFTFSGLAPGHKYLLEVVSMAGPYAASAGNISDWTTPSVPKNLSAVAEGNNTMLISWGSVSGEQDECQLWLRDPRNSTLPWRQALDRGQVQHLLQGLIPGRNYSVSLSCVAGPYWSSTKPLAVPMEPNPVEDVQCLPESRSLYLNWTSSPGDVEAYEVVAERLSDGPSTSKYVVSIPTSEASLEGLGPNSSYRIFVSTVGMNTMRSQAVTLLCNTTVEALPPPLRADIFQVEASSTVIISSDLFSEENGQIEYYGVIATTNDSLLRPTQEIMSSTWYDHYYGTEDSYLAVLIPNPFHPSPRSSPETWRVSVGTEECGQSRATCNGKLKANKQYRFSIAAFTKYDPVAPAVTFTMFSAAGSGADTTPLSMPIITGIIVGFLLTLAAIFALVYWKQLRAKRTKKSSLPQEMVTYSLRNVCRPIPIQNFKQYYEMKTASGNHAFFQEFEELKEVGKEQPKVEGELLANVSKNRYPHVLPYDHSRVKLSQLGEDPHSDYINANFMPGYTSQQEFIATQGPLKKTIEDFWRLVWEQNVCNIIMLTVCMENGRVLCDHYWPSESAPVSYGQVRVHLLTQSSSEEWTMREFKLWHEGLRAERHVSHLHYTAWPDHGIPESTTSIMTFRELVREHTQSTKDAGPTLVHCSTGVGRTGTFIALDRLLQQMKQEKVVDTFGVVYALRMNRYQMIQTLSQYVFLHSCILDKILEEPLLGLSRTERSCPIPLKSFAQHYAQKAAKSHVGFLREYETLLEVVKEEASSATPSSGNQQTRPSSGILPYDRSRVKFSLLEQGPFSGLLQVWHVPGCSSSREYLAVQGPDKLTTEDFWTLVWEQDIHTILTLLPWQEKGEVPSEACWPLEGDSLCTKMLTIQCGTEKLVSGWRCIQLKIKHEKKTKERQVQRFLYTLWSSKKQPDVQSLVELLTAVRRCMPHRKRASPLLLHCSGGVSQMGMLISLDCLLHQMKAERIVDVYGVTLQMTRSCCLMTPTLDQYMFLYTCIRDIIAQKQP from the exons ATGGGAGAGGGCTATGTGCTGGCCCTCAGCCCCATGGAGCACCCTGTGAAGAACAGCTCGTTGCTCAAAGGTGTCACCAACTTCACCTACAAGGGCCTCTGCCCTGGGACCCTTTACACATTTGAGGTCAGCACTGTGGCTGGCCCCTACACATCCTCACCCCGGCGCATCACCAACTGGACAT ATCCTTTGCCCCCAGAGCAGCTGACCCTCAGCAATCAGGGCCACAGCACCTCTCTGCAAGCCTCCTGGAGAGCAGCTCCCGCTGGTAATACTGGCTACACAGGCACCCTCTGGGAAACCAAGTCCCAGGAGCGGGTCAGGAACATGACTCTGGGGACCAACTGGATGAATGTCACCTTTGAGGACCTGGTCCCTGGGCGACAGTATACACTGGAGATGGCTGCTATGGCTGGACCTTACAGATCCCCTGTGCGATCAGCCACAGACTGGACGT ACCCTCTGGCTCCAGCTGGCGTGACCCTGACCAACACCCGACGCCCGCTGGGACTCTCTGCCTTCTGGGACAAGGCTGTTGGCGATGTGGACCAGTTCCACCTCCAGCTCTACAGCAAGAGCCATCCAGTGCAGAGGAACATCTCAGTGGGGCCAAACACCCACAATTTTACGTTCCTGGGGCTGTCCCCTGGCATTCAGTACTTCCTGAAGGTGACCGTCCTTGCTGGCCCATACAGATCCTCATCACACTTTGCCACCGAGTGGACAT ATCCACTGTCTCTGGCTAATGTGAGTGTACAGCCTGGCCAGAGACCCCAGGAGCTACATGTGAGCTGGGTGGAGTCAGGCGGTGGCAGAGACCACTTGGTACAGCTCTCAGTGGCTGAGTCCCTATCCATCATCAGGAATGTGTCCGTCCCCCGTGGAGTCACCCAGCTTGACCTGGAGGGCCTGGTGCCAGGGTCCCGATACCGTGTGGAGATAATTTCTCAGGCTGGGCCTCATCGCACCTCCTCTCAGACTGCCATTGGCTACACTG TCCCGCTACCTCCTCTTTCCCTGTCGGCAAGCCCTGTCAGAACTGCCTGGGCTCTGACTGTGCACTGGGAGACTCCTCCTGGGCAGAGGGATAGGTATCTGCTCAGTGTGAACGAGGAGGGCTCTTCTGCACCAAAAAGGAACCTGGAAGCAGCGAAGGACAGCACCAATGTCACCCTGGCACAGCTGGAACCAGGAACTTGCTACCTTGTTGGGATCTGGGCAGTAGCCGGACCCTATCACTCCCTCCCCAAGAACATCACTGGCTGCACAG TTCCTGCTGCACCGACAAACCTGATCCTTACTAACCCAGGCAGCTCCTCAGAGCTTTACATGTGCTGGAACAAGCCCCCTGGCAGAAGGGACCACTACCGTGTTATTTTGTATAGCCTCAGCAACCAGGGCAGGGATCGGGTCCAGACCTTGAGTCCAGATGCCCAGAACATCACCTGGACTCACTTGGAGGCAGGCAGCAGGTTTGCTGTGCAGGTCACTGCTGTGAAAGGTTCATTTGAAGCCTCTTCCACCAATGTCACCCAATGGACAT ATCCCTTTGCCCCTGCCAACCTCACCCTGGGCAGCCCCTCTGCATCCACGCTGCAGGCCTCCTGGGCAGCAATGGGGCAAGGAGCAGAAGGCTACGTAGTGGATGTCTATGACACAGCCTCCAGCAGTCATGTTGGACACATGGTACTGGGTGGGGATGCCAGGAGTCACATCTTCAGGAACCTGAGCCCTGGCAGCCACTACAGTGTGGCAGTGAGGGCCACAGCTGGGCCCTTCCACACCAGCACCCCCAACGTCACCCACTGCACAC GCCCGCTGCCCCCAGCTGCTGTGCACTGGCTGAGCATGGGGCATCCTGACAGGCTGAGCACATCCTGGGGAGCCACAGCTGGGCGGCGGGATGGCTACACACTGACGCTGTACCATGCACAGCTGGGCACCATAGCAGCTACAGCCTCACTCAGGAGAGACACCCACAACTTTACTTTCATGGGCCTGACCCCAGGATATGAGTACTCCCTGGAGGCCAGTGCCACAGCTGGACCATACCAGGCAGCGGCACCCAACATCAGTGGCTGGACAT GCCCACTGCCCCCAGCTGCCGTGCGATTGCTGAGCATGGGGCACCCCGACAGGCTGAGCGCATCCTGGGGAGCAGCGGCCGGGGGCCGAGACGGCTATGCACTGACCCTGTACCACGCACAGCTGGGCACTGTGGCAGCTATGACCTCGCTTGGGAGAGACACCCACAACTTCACCTTTATGGGACTGGCCCCAGGAAGCAAGTATGTGCTAGAGGTGGTGTCCACGGCTGGGCCCTACCGGACACCTGCAGGGAATGTCAGCAACTGGACAT ACCCCCTGGCACCCCGTAATGTGTACATGACAAACCAGGGGTATCCCAACAGGCTGAGCACATCCTGGCGAGCTGAACCCCAAGGACAAGACAGTTACAGGCTCCTCCTGTATCACTGGGGATCAGGTATTGTGGCAGCCAATGTATCTGTTGGGAAAGGCACCAGCAAATTCACCTTTTCTGGCCTGGCTCCAGGACACAAATACCTGCTGGAAGTGGTGTCCATGGCAGGGCCCTACGCAGCCTCTGCGGGGAACATCAGCGACTGGACAA CCCCCTCAGTTCCCAAAAATCTCTCTGCGGTGGCTGAAGGGAACAACACGATGCTCATCTCCTGGGGCAGCGTCTCTGGAGAGCAGGACGAATGCCAGCTGTGGCTGCGGGATCCCAGGAACAGCACGCTGCCCTGGCGGCAGGCCCTCGACAGAGGGCAAGTCCAGCACCTCCTGCAGGGGTTGATCCCAGGGAGGAACTACTCTGTCTCCTTGAGCTGTGTGGCTGGGCCCTACTGGAGCAGCACCAAACCCTTGGCAGTGCCAATGG AGCCAAACCCCGTGGAGGATGTGCAATGCCTACCAGAGTCAAGAAGCCTTTACTTGAACTGGACCAGCTCTCCTGGAGATGTGGAGGCTTATGAGGTGGTGGCAGAGAGACTCTCTGATGGACCTTCCACCTCCAAGTATGTTGTGAGCATCCCTACAAGCGAGGCCAgtctggaggggctggggccaaaCTCATCCTACCGAATCTTTGTGAGCACAGTGGGCATGAACACAATGAGGAGCCAGGCTGTGACTCTGCTCTGCAACACAACAGTGGAGG CCCTGCCTCCACCCCTGCGAGCAGACATCTTCCAGGTGGAGGCCAGCTCCACAGTTATCATTTCATCTGACCTGTTCAGTGAGGAGAACGGCCAGATCGAGTATTACGGTGTCATTGCTACCACTAATGATTCAT TGCTGAGGCCCACCCAGGAAATCATGTCCAGCACATGGTATGACCACTATTATGGGACAGAGGACTCCTACCTGGCTGTGCTAATCCCCAATCCCTTCCATCCGAGCCCCAGGAGCTCCCCTGAAACCTGGCGAGTGTCAGTGGGAACAGAGGAGTGCGGCCAGTCCAGAGCAACATGCAATGGGAAGCTGAAAGCCAACAAACAGTACAG GTTCAGCATTGCTGCCTTCACCAAATATGACCCAGTAGCCCCTGCAGTGACATTCACCATGTTCTCAG CTGCTGGATCCGGTGCAGACACAACTCCACTATCAATGCCAATAATCACTGGAATCATTGTGGGATTTCTCTTGACACTTGCAGCTATTTTTGCTTTGGTCTACTGGAAACAACTTAGAGCAAAGAG AACCAAGAAGAGCAGCCTGCCCCAGGAAATGGTGACCTACAGCTTGAG GAACGTATGTCGGCCAATTCCCATACAGAACTTCAAGCAGTACTATGAGATGAAGACAGCAAGTGGTAACCATGCTTTTTTCCAGGAGTTTGAG GAGCTGAAGGAAGTTGGGAAGGAGCAGCCAAAGGTGGAGGGTGAGCTACTGGCAAATGTCTCCAAGAACAGATATCCCCATGTGCTGCCCT ATGATCACTCTCGGGTCAAGCTGAGCCAACTGGGGGAGGATCCACACTCAGACTACATCAATGCCAACTTCATGCCT GGCTATACATCCCAGCAGGAGTTCATTGCCACCCAGGGGCCCCTGAAGAAAACAATAGAGGACTTCTGGAGGCTGGTGTGGGAGCAGAACGTCTGCAACATCATCATGCTGACAGTGTGCATGGAGAATGGGCGG GTCCTCTGTGATCATTACTGGCCGTCTGAATCTGCCCCAGTCTCCTACGGGCAGGTCCGGGTCCACCTGCTAACACAGAGCAGCTCCGAGGAGTGGACTATGCGCGAGTTCAAACTGTGGCAC GAGGGTCTCCGGGCAGAGCGGCATGTGTCCCACCTGCACTACACAGCGTGGCCTGACCACGGGATCCCTGAGTCCACTACTTCCATTATGACCTTCAGAGAGCTGGTCCGGGAGCACACCCAGAGCACCAAGGATGCAGGGCCGACCCTTGTGCACTGCAG CACCGGGGTAGGTCGCACCGGCACCTTCATTGCCCTGGACCGGCTGCTGCAGCAGATGAAGCAGGAGAAAGTGGTAGACACATTTGGTGTTGTTTATGCCTTGCGGATGAACCGTTACCAGATGATTCAGACACTG TCCCAGTATGTTTTCCTGCACAGCTGTATACTGGACAAGATCTTGGAGGAACCACTCCTGGGTTTATCAAGGACAGAGAG GTCCTGTCCCATCCCGCTGAAAAGCTTTGCTCAGCACTATGCCCAGAAGGCGGCCAAGTCTCATGTGGGCTTCCTGAGAGAGTACGAG ACCCTCCTAGAGGTTGTCAAGGAGGAAGCCAGCTCTGCAACACCATCTTCAGGCAATCAGCAGACACGGCCCTCTTCTGGCATCCTCCCGT ATGATCGCTCCAGAGTGAAATTTTCCCTGCTGGAACAGGGCCCTTTCTCAGGTCTCCTGCAGGTGTGGCATGTCCCG ggctgcagctccagcagggAGTATCTGGCTGTCCAGGGGCCTGACAAGTTGACCACGGAGGACTTCTGGACCCTGGTGTGGGAACAGGACATTCACACCATCCTAACACTTCTCCCATGGCAGGAGAAGGGGGAG GTCCCAAGTGAGGCGTGCTGGCCCCTGGAAGGAGACTCTCTCTGCACAAAGATGCTGACTATCCAGTGTGGCACAGAGAAGCTTGTCTCTGGATGG